The Liquorilactobacillus nagelii DSM 13675 DNA window TTTGTTTAACATTCCATGACTTAATAGCAGCTGTGTTCTGTTGTGCCAGACCTTGAGCTAAGCCAGTTAAAACGAAGACTAGATAACTAATTAGCATAATCATTCCGATAATTAAGCTATAGCGTAATTTTTCATACTTAATTTCTTTCAATGATAAAAACATTTAATCAACTCTTTTCTAAACCAGCTAATCCTGATCGACTAATGAGGTTAAAGCGATTGCCAAACGATCTAAAAAAGTTTGGCGTTTAGCAGGCTGAAGTAAAATATCACGAATGGTTGCGTGAGACAAAGTCATAGCTGACCAATGGCGGGCATCTAGAGTTAAAGCTGGTGCTGGTTTAGCTTGGGGCAAAATGACTTCGTTATATAGGATGTGTAACTTGATTAAGTTGTAATAACGGCTATTAACGATTTTTCCGGTAAAATCACTGGCAGTTTGCAGATAAATTTCCGGTTGATAATTGCTGGTTAAACTGGCGGTGGGCAGTGGTTGATGAATAGCTGTCATTGCTTGATGATACAAGTATTGATAAGCATCGGGTAAGTCTTTAAAGTAGGTGTAAAAGGAACCACGGGAGATATCAGCACTTTTAACGATTCGGGCAACCTGTGCTTGATTAAGTGGGTAACTCGAAAATTCTTT harbors:
- a CDS encoding TetR/AcrR family transcriptional regulator; the protein is MVLANLSKVTDTKLQRINSALLKEFSSYPLNQAQVARIVKSADISRGSFYTYFKDLPDAYQYLYHQAMTAIHQPLPTASLTSNYQPEIYLQTASDFTGKIVNSRYYNLIKLHILYNEVILPQAKPAPALTLDARHWSAMTLSHATIRDILLQPAKRQTFLDRLAIALTSLVDQD